The genomic window GCCGGCGAAGACCGAACGTGCCACGGAATGGCTGATGCTGACTTCGGGTACGTCGGGCGTGCCCAAGATCGCCGGGCACACGCTGGAAGCACTCACCGGCGCAATCGTCGCCGAAGGCCCCGCGCGCGGACCTGCGCCGGTGTGGGCCACGTTCTACGACATCCGCCGCTATGGCGGGCTGCAAATCTTCCTCCGCGCCATCCTTTCCGCCGGCTCGATGGTGCTGTCGGACCCGCATGAGGCGCTGGCCGATCACGTCGCGCGGCTGAATGCGCGCGGCGTCTCGCATATCTCCGGCACGCCCTCGCACTGGCGCAAGCTCCTGATGAGCGGCTCGGCGGCACAGTTCGCGCCGGGTTACGTCCGTCTCTCCGGCGAGATCGCCGATCAGGCGGTGCTGGACGGCTTGAAAGCGGCATTCCCCAAGGCCTCCGTCGGTCACGCCTATGCCTCGACCGAGGCCGGCGTCGGCTTCGCTGTCAATGACGGGCTGGAGGGTTTTCCGGCCGACTATCTCGGTAACCGCAATGGTGTCGAGATGAAGGTGGTCGACGGCTCGCTGCGCATCCGCTCGACGCGCACCGCGCACGCTTACATTGGCCGCAACGCTGCCGCGCTCACCGATGCGGACGGCTTTGTCGATAGCGGCGACATCGTCGAGCTGCGCGGCGATCGCTATTATTTCGTCGGCCGCCGCGGCGGCATCATCAATATCGGCGGGCTGAAGGTTCACCCCGAGGAGATCGAGGCGGTGATCAACCGCCATCCCGACGTGCGGATGTCACGGGCCAAATCCCGCCGCAGCCCGATCACCGGCGGCATCGTCGTCGCCGACGTGATCCTCGCCGACGGCTCCGATCCCGCGCGCGCGAAAGAGATCCGCGACCAGATCCTTGACCAGTGCCGCGCCCAGCTCGCCTCGCACAAGGTGCCGGCGGTGATCCGTTTCGTCGAGGCGCTCGACGTCACTCCGGCCGGCAAACTGGCGCGCACCGATGCATAATGTTCTCGTCACCGGCGGCAGCCGCGGCATTGGCCTTGCGATCGCAAGGCGCCTCGCCGGCGCTGGCTTCAACGTGATTGCCGCCGCACGGCGCGAGAGCGAGGAGCTCAAGGCCGCAATCGCCGCGTCTGAGGGACGCCTGCATTTCCGCGCCTGCGATCTCGCCGTGATCGACGCGATCCCCGCTTTCGCAAAGCTCGTCCGCGACGAATTCGGCCCGATCTACGGCCTCGTCAACAATGCCGGCCTCGGCACCGAAGGCCTGCTCGCCACCATGCACAATTCCGAGATCGAGGCGCTGGTGCAGCTCAACGTGCTGTCGCCGATCATCCTCACCAAATATGTCGCGCGGCAGATGATGGCCGATGGCGCCGGCCGCATCATCAACATCTCCTCGATCATCGCGACCACCGGCTATAATGGCCTCTCCGTCTACGGCGCCACCAAGGCGGCCGCGACCGGCTTCACCCGCTCGCTGGCGCGCGAGGTCGGCAAGCTCGGTATCACCGTGAATGCGATCGCGCCGGGATTCATCGACACCGAGCTGACGCACAATCTCTCCGACGAGGGACGCAAACGCATCGCCGGCCGCAGCGCACTGCGCCGCCTGCCGGAGACAGAGGACGTCGCGCGCATGGTGGAATATCTGCTCGGTGAGGGCGGCCGCAACGTCACCGGCACCGTCTTCACGATCGACGCGGGGAATACGGCGTAGCGGAACTCTGTCGCCGCAATAGATTTGATCCGGCTCAATTTGAATTCACCGGATTTGGTCGTATGATGCCCCGCAATCGGTTGGGTTACGTCAATCGATCTGCCCTAATCGACAGGGAGCAGTCCATGACCGCTTCGAATCTGGGCCGGGCGTCAGCAGAGCAGTCTTGCTCGAGGCCGGACGATGTCCATTGCCAGCCGATGTCGCATCAGAATTCCGGTGATCACGGCCACGAAATGTATCCGCAGCAATTCGTGCGGCTGGTCGGCTGTCACGATGTCCCCGCGTCAACGGTGCGCAAGCGTCAGGACGAGAAGCTGCACTAACCACTCACCTCTGATGCTTCGGCAAGTCAATTCGTTCATGTGAGAACTCCGGCGGCCCCTCGGTGAGGCGGCGGATGCGGCGCTCGCGTTCGTCTGCCGGCAATGCGGGATCAAGCAGTGCGTCGATCTCGTGCACGGCGATGTATTCAATCTGCGTGGCGTCCGATGTGATCGCGTGCGCTGATGCCGGTTCGGCAGGCGCGATCTTCAGCGCCAGTTCGACGAGCTTGCAGATTGCATCCGAGCGGGTCAGCTGATGGGCTTCAGCCCAGGCATCGACGGCGGCGGTCAGCCGTTCCGGCATCTTCACCGCGCTGATTGCGTCGAGGCCCGTGCGCCGGCGTACGGGTGAGGTCGAGTCCTTGTTGCCGATGTCGGACACTTCGATGATCCCGGGCATTCATTTTCGATAAATCAAGAGTAAACGCCTTTTGCGGTGTGTCGTTTGATGTCGATCAATGACAAACTGCAGCACTGCATCGCGGTGCGAGCTTGTTGTCCGGCTCCATTTCGGCCAATGATCGGGACGTCGCGGAGAGGCCGGCCGGCGAACCCGGATCGATCCTGCCACGTATCTACTTTTCGCAACGCGCCATCCCAACCGTCCGGCATCACCCGATGACATCAGGCGAATCCTTCTACAGCGGCATTCCGGTCTTCCGTGGTTTCACCAGCCTGATGGACCCGGTGCTGTATGCGCCGCTGCCGGACGACTGGAGCGTCGGCGTTGCCGACATCGTCGATTCGACCAAGGCTATCGCGGCGCAGCGCTACAAGGCGGTGAACATGGCCGGCGCCGCCGTGATCGCGGCGGTGACCAACGCGTTGGAGGGGCGCGAATTCCCCTTCGTGTTCGGCGGCGACGGTGCCAGCTTTGCGGTCGCGCCTCACGATCTCGAACTGGCCCGCGACGCGCTGGCGGCGACCGCGACCTGGGTGCGTGAGGATCTTGATCTGAAGATGCGCGTCGCCCTGGTGCCGGTCAGCGCCATCCGTGCGCAGGGCCTCGACGTACGCGTCGCACGCTTCGGTCCGTCGGCGAACCTGTCCTATGCGATGTTCTCCGGCGGCGGCCTCGCCTGGGCCGACGCCGCGATGAAGCGCGGCGAGTTCGCGGTGACCGAGGCGCCGGACGGCACGCAGCCCGATCTCTCCGGCCTGTCCTGCCGCTTCGAGGTGATGCCGGCGTCACGCGGATTGATCCTGTCGGTGCTGGTGATGCCGGCGCGTGGCGCTGACCCGCTGGCTTTCCGCAAGGTGATCGAGGACATCATCCATCTCGTCGAGCGCAGTCCGGATGGCGGCCGCCCGGTGCCGGCGCAGGGGCCGCCGCTGAAATGGCCGCCGCAGGGGCTGGATTATGAAGCCCGCAGCAGGCGCGGCGGCCCGCTGCTTGCCCGCCGGGCCGCCGTCCTGGCCTACACGTTGTTCGCCTATCTGATCATGCGCTTCGACATCAAGGTCGGCGGCTTCGTGCCAAACGTCTACAAGCGTCAGGTGGTCGAGAACTCGGACTTCAGGAAATATGACGACGGATTGCGCATGATCCTCGACTGTACGAACGAGCTCGAACGCGCGCTGAGCGATCGTCTCGCTGCGGCCGCGCGCGAGGGCATCGTGCGCTACGGCCTCTATCAGCAGGACGCTGCGATGATGACCTGCTTCACGCCCTCGGCGCTGCGCAGCGACCACGTCCATTTCATCGACGGCGCGCGGGGCGGCTATGCCTCGGCTGCGACGGCGTTGAAGGCAATGACGACGTGAGCGGCGGCTATCGCCCCGCGCGCGTCCAGGTCTCGCCGCCGCAGAGGGCGCCGACGCAGCCCTCGACGCGCAGCGAATCCGCGCCCGTCACGCTGATACTGCTCGCATAGGTGCTGCCGTCGTCGGCATTGTAGATCTGGCCCGACCATTTGTTCGGAGCTGACGGCTGCATGCCGCTGAACAATGGCAGGCCGATCATCGGACGCCTGGCGAGCGCGGGATTGGGATTCTTGGTGTCGGTCGCGGGCTGACCGGTCGCGGTGTCCATGGGTTCGCGCAGCCAGACGATGTGGCCGCAGATGCCGCCGCCGCATTTGCTGATCTTCACGCGCGCATCACCTGCCTGGGTGAGCCAGGTCCCGTCGGCGCTCTGCGCATGGGCGCTCGTCGCGCCAAGCAGCGCAGCCAGGACGACGAAGGGAATCGCGAATCTTCTGAACATGGAGAGAGCCCCGAAAATGAAAGGCGCCTCCATAGCAGTCCGGCAGGATAGTGCAACGCTGGATGGAATCACATTCCTGCGCTTACTGTCTGCGCTTGTTCGCCTGCGCTCATTTGCCCCAGTGCACGAAGGCGACCGAGACGGCGGTCGAGAGCCCGAACAGGACCATGGCGCCGCCGACCAGAGCGAACAAGGTCCAGGCCGGCGCCTGCATCGTCATGAGGCCGACGCCGCCGATCGCGACGATCAGGAGCCGCACTGTGGAGGCAAGCACGGGCCCGCCGACGCGCGCCGCGCCTTGTGAGGAGAAGTACAACGATACGCCCATGCCGAAAAACACGAAGGCCGGACCTGCCCAGTGGAAATAGCTGTACGCGGCGGCGGTAACGCCCGGATCCCGCGTGAACAGCGCGACCCACAGCGACGGATCGAGCGCGATCGCGAGGCCGATCAGGCCGACCGTGAGTCCGGAGGCGGCGGCCGCGGTCCAGGCCACGCGCCGCGCGCGCTTCCGATGTCCGGCGCCGATCGCCATGCCGACCATCGGCACCGATGCGATGCCGAAGGCGAAGGTGATCGGGATCAGCAAGAATTCCAGCCGCGAGCCGATGCCGTAGCCGGCCAGCATCTCGGTGCCGAAGGTCGCGAGGATTTTTGTGAAGATCAGAATGGTGAGCACGGTCTGGAGCGGCGACAGGCAGGCCACCGCGCCCACTTTCAGAATGTCCACGAACATCGCGCGCTCGAAATGGAAGGCGCGGAAGTCGAGCGGCAGCCTGCTGCGGCCGGACAAGAGGTACCAGAGCAAGAAGATCGCGGCACAGCTGAACGCGATCAGCTGGCCGCTCGCGACGCCGGGCATGCCGAATTGCTTCACGCCGAACAGGCCAAGCCCCAGCGTGCCGCCGAGTGCGACCTGGAGCAGGCTCGCCCCGATCAACGTCATCGAAGGCAGACGCATGTCGCCGGTGCCGCGGATCACCGAGGCCAGCGTATTGACGAGCCAGATCGCGACCGCGCCGGAGAACAGCACCTGCGAGTAGCCGCTGGCCTCCTCCAGCACGCGCTCGCGGCCGCCGAGCAGCGCGAAGAACGAGCGGCCGAAGATGAGCATCATCACCGTGAAGAACAGGCCGCCGCAGAGGCCGATGATGGCGGCATGCAGCGCCAGCGTCGCGGCGCGGTCGCGATCTCCTGCGCCGAGCGCGCGGCTGATCGCGGAGGAGACGCCGCCGCCCATCGCGCCCGCGCTCATCATCTGCGTCAGCATCGCGAACGGAAACACCAGCGCGATCGCGGCGAGCGGGATGGTGCCGAGCCGACCGATATAGGACGTCTCTGCGATCGCAACCAGCGTGCTGCCGACCATCGCGATCATGTTTGGGATCGCGAGCCGCAGCAATGTCGGCAGAATCGGCGCCGTCAGCAGGTTGGCGATGGGGGAGGCGACCGGCGCAAGCGGCGGGACGGCGTCTGCAGGGGCGTCGATCGTCATGTTCACCGGGCGGAATATTAAATGATGGTCGACATATTATAGGGTGTGAGGCGGCCGGCGCAGCCCTCCGCTCACGCAGGGCTCACCAGGGCAGGCCGCATAGGTCGATGGTGCCTAGCGTCGGCGCCCGGACGATGTCGAAGACGTAGGGTGCCATGTAGTCGAAGCGGATTCGTCCCTCCGGCTGCTCGCAATAGACCTCGCCCTTGAAGGGCTGCCATCGGCGCGCCTCGTAGAACGCGAAATTGTGCGGCTCGCAGAACAACAGCGCGAAGCGCACCGCCTCGTTGGCGCGCATAGTGTGCACCGCCGCGTCGATCGCCATGGTTGCATAGCCGCGACCGCGCCGGTCCTCGCGGGTACAGACGCCTCCGATGCCGCCGACATGGACCTTCTGTCCGTTCCAGGTGACGGTCCGGAAGTAGACGCCGACATGGCAGACGAGGCCGTCGTCGGGCGTGTCGAGCAGCACGCGAAGATGAGCGTTATCCCATTTGACGTGAGCCCAAGGCTTATCCGCAACCATGTGTGGGCCCCAGATTGCCTGGTGCAGCGGCTCTGCGATCGGCCACGAGGCGTCGCCGTTCAAAATGTCGATCTCGATGCTCATGGCTCTGTCTTTCGCAAGGTCGGTCCGTGGTGCATTCGTTCTGCCATAAGCGCCTCAAAGGCAATGATATTTTGCATCACGCCACCAAGGCCGCGCGAATGTCCGCGTGCTGCGACGATTTTATGCAATCGTGCCAAGCGTTCGCATCACGCATTTTCGCAAATTGGCGGTATTTAACGACGCAGGAACCTTCTATAAGGGGTGACCGTTAGAACTCGTTCCCCACCAGTTGCGGACAAGAAGCCATGACCTTTACGCTGCCCCCTCTCCCTTACGCCTATGACGCCCTCGGCCAGTATATGTCGAAGGAGACGCTGGAATATCATCACGACAAGCATCATCAGGCCTACGTCACCAACGGCAACAACGCGCTCAAGGGGACCGAATGGGAAGGCAAATCCCTTGAAGAGATCGTCAAGGGCTCGTTCGGCAAGAACCCCGCGGTGTTCAACAATGCCGGCCAGCACTACAACCACATCCACTTCTGGAGCTGGATGAAGCCCAATGGCGGCGGCACCAAGCTGCCCGGCAAGCTCGAGAAGAAGATCAACGAGGACCTCGGCGGCTTCGATAAATTCAAGACCGACTTCCAGGCGGCCGGCGTCGGCCAGTTCGGCTCCGGCTGGTGCTGGCTCCAGGTCAAGAACGGCAAGCTCGAGATCTCCAAGACCCCGAACGGCGAGAATCCGCTGGTGCACGGCGCCACCCCGATCCTCGGCTGCGACGTCTGGGAGCACTCCTACTACATCGACTATCGCAACCGCCGTCCGGACTATCTCAAGGCGTTCGTCGAGAACCTCGTGAACTGGGAATACGTCGAGTCTCTGTTCGAGAAGGCGTAGGCATTTGGAGTCATTCCGGGGCGCGCCAAGCGCGCGCCCGGAATCCATTTGTCCACTCGGGATGACGCCCGATGGATTCCGGGTTCGGCGCTGACGCGCCGCCCCGGAATGACAGAGTAGAGAAGGGCGGTCGCATGCGCGGCCGCCTTTTTGCTGTGCGGAATTGCCCTGCGCGGTGCGCGTATCGGCCTGTGATCGTTCCGTTTGCATCGCATGGGCAGCCCCCTTAAGCAGGATGGGCATCACCCTCGATCCGACCGAGCCCGTTGTCAGAACCTTCCCCGAAAGACCCGGCGTCTGCCGAGGACGCGGACTCCGAGCCGCGGCCGGGGCGTGCGCGCAAGCCGATCGGCTGGTCGACCATCATCATCGCGGCCCTGGTGGCGGTGAGCGCGGGTCTGGTCTGGCGGCGTGACGGCACCGATGGTGTTCTCGACATTCTCACCCACGACCTCTCGCTGTTCGGCGGTATCCTGCCGCGCGTGCTCGCCGGTTGCCTGCTTGGTGCGTTCATCTCGGAAATCCTGCCGCACGAAAAAGTCTCGCGCTCGCTCGGGCCGAAATCCGGCCTGATGGGGCTTCTGATCGGCACCGCCTTCGGCGCGATCCTGCCCGGCGGTCCCTTCACCGCCTATCCGGTGGCGAGCGCGCTGCTCGCGGTCGGTGCCGATTTCGGCGCCACCATCGCCATGGTCGTGAGCTGGACCCTGATCGGCTACGGCCGGGCGGTGGCCTGGGAAATCCCGATCATGGGCACCGATTTCACGCTGTGGCGGATCGTGATCTCGCTGCCGCTGCCGGTGCTCGCCGGCGCGCTCGGCCGCTCCGTCTATGTCCGGCTCTATCCGAAGCCGATCCCGAAGGGCGACGAGACGTGAGCGCCGCGCTCCTGATCGACATCCTGTTGTGGGGCTCGGTGTTCGGCGTCGGCCTGATCGCCTTCCGCCGCAGCCCTGCCGTGTTCAAGGCTTCTCTGCGCGAAGGCTCGATGGACTTCATCAACATCGTGCCGCGGATCGCGCTGGGGGTGATCGGCTCCGGCTACATCGCCGCCATCATCCCGCAAGAGGTGATCACCGGCTGGCTCGGGCCGGACAGCGGCTGGCTTGGGGTCGCGTCTGCCGTGGTCGCCGGCGCCGCCACGCCGGGCGGGCCTGTGATCGGCTTCTCTATCGGCACGGTGGCGCTGAAGTCCGGCGGCGGGGTGCCTCAGGTGGTTGCCTATGTCGTCGCCTGGGCCCTGTTCGCGTTCCAGCGGGTGATCCTGTGGGAGATCCCGTTCATGCCGGCCCGTTTCGTCTGGTTCCGCTGCGCGGTGTCGGTGCCGTTCCCGTTCGTAGCGGCCGCCATCGCCATGCTGATCGACCGGCCCTGAGCCCGGCGTGGACAGGCGCAATGTTATAATATAACGTCTCGGGATGGTTCCTGCCGCGTCTCACGCCCATCATCACGACCATTCCCACGACCACGCCCATTCGCACGGGCACGACCACACTCATGCCCATGTCCATGACGCGGCTTCGCCGCATCCGGCCCAGGCGGCGCCGTGGTCGATCCTGCGCATGACCATGGCGGGGCGCCTCGCGGCCGCGCTCGCTGTCTGCGCCGTGCTCTGGGGCATGGTCTTCCTGGCGATGAGGTGACCATGGCACAGCTAGCCTTCCATAACGTCACGCTCGGCTATGACCGGCATCCGGCCGTGCATCATCTCAATGGCGAGGTCGCACCCGGTGCACTGGTCGCCGTGATTGGCCCGAACGGCGCCGGCAAATCGACGTTGCTGCGCGGCATCGTCGGCATCCTCAAGCCGCTCGACGGCAGCATACATCTCGGAGGCCGCGACAGCAGGGACATCGCCTACCTGCCGCAAAGCGCGGAGATCGACCGCAGCTTTCCGATCTCGGTGTTCGATTTCGTCGGCACCGGGCTGTGGCGCGGGACCGGCCTGTTCGGCGGCATAGGCAAGGCTGCGCGGCAAAAAATCCTGCGCGCGATCGCCGCCGTTGGTCTCAACGGGTTCGAGAACCGCCCGATCGGCACGCTCTCCGGCGGCCAGATGCAGCGCGTGCTGTTCGCGCGGGTGCTGCTCCAGGACGCGACCTTGATCGTGCTCGACGAGCCCTTCAACGCCATCGACAGCAAGACCACGGCCGATCTGCTCGCGCTGGTGAAGGAGTGGCACACCGAGGGCCGCACCGTGCTGGCCGCGTTGCATGACATGGAGATGGTGCGCATCCATTTCAGCGAGACGCTGGTGCTGGCGCGCGGCCCCGTGGCGTGGGGACCGACGGCCGAGGTGCTGACGCCGGAGAATTTGATGGTCGCGATGCGGATGTGCGAGGCCTTCGACGACAGTGCGGCGGCCTGCGCGGCCGACTACGGGCGTTCGCAGGCGGCGTGATCGCAAATGGCCTATGATGCGCTGATCGGTCCGTTCACCGAATTCGAGTTCATGCGGCGGGCACTCGCCGCCGTGATCGCGCTGTCGCTGGCGGGCGCGCCGATCGGCGTGTTCCTGATGCTGCGGCGGATGAGTCTCGTCGGCGATGCCATGGCGCATGCGATCCTGCCGGGCGCCGCCATCGGCTTCCTGCTCTCCGGGCTCAACCTGTTCGCGATGACCGCCGGCGGCCTGATCGCCGGCTTTGCGGTCGCGATCCTCGCCGGTGTGGTCGCACGCTCGACCGGGCTGAAGGAGGACGCTTCGCTGGCCACCTTCTATCTGGCCTCGCTCGCGCTCGGCGTCACCATCGTTTCGATCAAGGGCACCAATATCGATCTGTTGCATGTGCTGTTCGGCAACATCCTCGCGATGGACGACCAGACGCTGCTGGTGGTGGCCTTCAACGCCACGGTGACGCTGCTCGTGCTCGCCGTGATCTACCGCCCGCTGGTGGTCGAGAGCGTCGATCCCTTGTTCCTGCGCACGGTGAGCCGCGCCGGGGGGCCTGCGCATCTCGCTTTCCTCGCGCTCGTCGTGATCAACCTCGTCAACGGCTTTCAGGCACTCGGCACGCTGCTTGCGGTCGGCCTCATGATCCTGCCGGCCGGCATTGCGCGGTTCTGGTCGCGCGATCTCACCGCCATGATCTGCATCGCGGTCGTCGCTGCCGCCGTCTCGGGCTATGCCGGCCTCGTGCTGTCGTTCCAGACCCGCGTGCCGTCGGGCCCTGCGATCATTCTCGTGGCGACGGCGCTCTACGTGGCTTCCGTCCTGTTCGGCCGCGTCGGCGGTATCGTCCGGCAATTGTTTCCCGGCCGGCATCTGGAAGCGTGACGATGCGGCTCATCCTGCTTTGTGCGCTGTTGCTGATCGCCCCGCCACTGCACGCCACAGAGCGGCTCAACGTGGTCGCGAGCTTCTCGATCCTCGCCGATTTCGTCCGCAATGTCGGTGGTAGCAGGATCAATCTGACCACGCTGGTCGGCGCCGACAGCGATGTCCACGTCTACACGCCTGCACCGAGCGATGCGAAGCGAATCGCGGATGCAAATCTCGTCATCGTCAACGGGCTCGGCCTCGAGGGGTGGCTGCCGCGGCTCGTGCAGTCCTCGGGCAGCAAGGCGACGGTCGTGACTGCGAGCACCGGTATCACGCCCCTGAAATTGGGTTCGGCCGCCGATCCCCACGCCTGGCAGTCCATCCCCAACGCCAAGGTCTATGTCACCGACATCGCCAATGCACTCGCCGCGGCCGCCCCGGATGACGCGGAGTTCTTCCGCGCCCAGGCCAAAGCCTATTTGGAAAAGCTCGAAACCCTGGACCGCGAGGTCCGCGAGGCCGTGGCCAAGATCCCACTGGAGCGGCGCAAGGTGATCTCCACCCACGACGCCTTCGGCTATTTTTCCGCCGAATACGGTATCCAGTTCATCGCCCCCTTGGGTGTCTCCACGGAGACCGAACCCAGCGCGCGCGACATCGCCGCGATCATCGGCCAGATCAAGGCCCAGAAAATCCCGGCCGTGTTCCTGGAAAATATCAGCGACGACCGGCTGATCCGGCGGATCGCGGCCGAGACCGGGGCAAAGGTCGGCGGGACCTTGATTTCCGACGGTTTGACCGGCGAAAAGGGGCCTGCACCCACTTACATTGACATGGTCAGGCACAATATAAAGGCCCTGACCAGCGCGCTTGACCACTAGGGCAGGGGCCACCCCGCCTCGCGTCGCGCGAAAAGCCTTAAAGTCCGGAGTTGTTATGTCTGAAGCGACTGCCCCAAAAATTCCCGTGACCGTACTGACCGGCTATCTCGGCGCCGGCAAGACCACGCTTTTGAACCGCATCCTGTCGGAGAACCACGGCAAGAAATACGCCGTCATCGTCAACGAATTCGGCGAAATCGGCATCGACAACGACCTCATCATCGGCGCCGATGAGGAAGTGTTCGAGATGAACAACGGCTGCATCTGCTGCACCGTGCGCGGCGACCTCGTGCGCATCATGGACGGCTTGATGAAGCGCAAGGGCAAGTTCGACGCCATCATCGTCGAGACCACCGGCCTTGCCGATCCGGCGCCGGTCGCCCAGACCTTCTTCGTCGACGAGGACGTGCAGAAGAACGCGCGGCTCGATGCGGTTGTAACTGTGGCGGACGCAAAGTGGTTGTCCGACCGGCTCAAGGACGCGCCCGAGGCCAAGAACCAGATCGCCTTTGCCGACGTGATCGTGCTGAACAAGACCGACCTTGTCAACAAGGGCGAGCTCGCCGAGGTCGAGGCCCGCATCCGCGGCATCAACCCCTATGCGAAGCTGCATCGCACCGAGCGCTGCTCGGTGGCGCTGGCCGACGTGCTCGATCGCGGCGCGTTCGACCTCGACCGCATCCTCGACATCGAGCCTGATTTCCTTGAGGCCGACGATCATGACCACGACCATGATCATCATCACCATGGCCACGACCATCACAACCACCATGATCACGGCCATGGCCTGAAGCACTATCACGACGAGGACATGCAATCGCTAGCGCTCAAGACCGACAAGCCGCTCGATCCCAACGTGTTCATGCCCTGGCTCCA from Bradyrhizobium zhanjiangense includes these protein-coding regions:
- a CDS encoding class I adenylate-forming enzyme family protein, encoding MSPREIFALRDHLGAELKGRTLSDAQTSVSLTDILSQTVLGGRLRELSGRCVLLRLSDQLRSGLAMIELDGIARRMLLCPPDLNPAHLDALIADAGIDAVVTDEPDRWANTGVALIVTADLPLEAAAPAKTERATEWLMLTSGTSGVPKIAGHTLEALTGAIVAEGPARGPAPVWATFYDIRRYGGLQIFLRAILSAGSMVLSDPHEALADHVARLNARGVSHISGTPSHWRKLLMSGSAAQFAPGYVRLSGEIADQAVLDGLKAAFPKASVGHAYASTEAGVGFAVNDGLEGFPADYLGNRNGVEMKVVDGSLRIRSTRTAHAYIGRNAAALTDADGFVDSGDIVELRGDRYYFVGRRGGIINIGGLKVHPEEIEAVINRHPDVRMSRAKSRRSPITGGIVVADVILADGSDPARAKEIRDQILDQCRAQLASHKVPAVIRFVEALDVTPAGKLARTDA
- a CDS encoding SDR family NAD(P)-dependent oxidoreductase, giving the protein MHNVLVTGGSRGIGLAIARRLAGAGFNVIAAARRESEELKAAIAASEGRLHFRACDLAVIDAIPAFAKLVRDEFGPIYGLVNNAGLGTEGLLATMHNSEIEALVQLNVLSPIILTKYVARQMMADGAGRIINISSIIATTGYNGLSVYGATKAAATGFTRSLAREVGKLGITVNAIAPGFIDTELTHNLSDEGRKRIAGRSALRRLPETEDVARMVEYLLGEGGRNVTGTVFTIDAGNTA
- a CDS encoding DUF3095 domain-containing protein, with the protein product MTSGESFYSGIPVFRGFTSLMDPVLYAPLPDDWSVGVADIVDSTKAIAAQRYKAVNMAGAAVIAAVTNALEGREFPFVFGGDGASFAVAPHDLELARDALAATATWVREDLDLKMRVALVPVSAIRAQGLDVRVARFGPSANLSYAMFSGGGLAWADAAMKRGEFAVTEAPDGTQPDLSGLSCRFEVMPASRGLILSVLVMPARGADPLAFRKVIEDIIHLVERSPDGGRPVPAQGPPLKWPPQGLDYEARSRRGGPLLARRAAVLAYTLFAYLIMRFDIKVGGFVPNVYKRQVVENSDFRKYDDGLRMILDCTNELERALSDRLAAAAREGIVRYGLYQQDAAMMTCFTPSALRSDHVHFIDGARGGYASAATALKAMTT
- a CDS encoding DUF2147 domain-containing protein, whose product is MFRRFAIPFVVLAALLGATSAHAQSADGTWLTQAGDARVKISKCGGGICGHIVWLREPMDTATGQPATDTKNPNPALARRPMIGLPLFSGMQPSAPNKWSGQIYNADDGSTYASSISVTGADSLRVEGCVGALCGGETWTRAGR
- a CDS encoding MATE family efflux transporter encodes the protein MTIDAPADAVPPLAPVASPIANLLTAPILPTLLRLAIPNMIAMVGSTLVAIAETSYIGRLGTIPLAAIALVFPFAMLTQMMSAGAMGGGVSSAISRALGAGDRDRAATLALHAAIIGLCGGLFFTVMMLIFGRSFFALLGGRERVLEEASGYSQVLFSGAVAIWLVNTLASVIRGTGDMRLPSMTLIGASLLQVALGGTLGLGLFGVKQFGMPGVASGQLIAFSCAAIFLLWYLLSGRSRLPLDFRAFHFERAMFVDILKVGAVACLSPLQTVLTILIFTKILATFGTEMLAGYGIGSRLEFLLIPITFAFGIASVPMVGMAIGAGHRKRARRVAWTAAAASGLTVGLIGLAIALDPSLWVALFTRDPGVTAAAYSYFHWAGPAFVFFGMGVSLYFSSQGAARVGGPVLASTVRLLIVAIGGVGLMTMQAPAWTLFALVGGAMVLFGLSTAVSVAFVHWGK
- a CDS encoding GNAT family N-acetyltransferase, which codes for MSIEIDILNGDASWPIAEPLHQAIWGPHMVADKPWAHVKWDNAHLRVLLDTPDDGLVCHVGVYFRTVTWNGQKVHVGGIGGVCTREDRRGRGYATMAIDAAVHTMRANEAVRFALLFCEPHNFAFYEARRWQPFKGEVYCEQPEGRIRFDYMAPYVFDIVRAPTLGTIDLCGLPW
- a CDS encoding superoxide dismutase — encoded protein: MTFTLPPLPYAYDALGQYMSKETLEYHHDKHHQAYVTNGNNALKGTEWEGKSLEEIVKGSFGKNPAVFNNAGQHYNHIHFWSWMKPNGGGTKLPGKLEKKINEDLGGFDKFKTDFQAAGVGQFGSGWCWLQVKNGKLEISKTPNGENPLVHGATPILGCDVWEHSYYIDYRNRRPDYLKAFVENLVNWEYVESLFEKA
- a CDS encoding permease, with translation MSEPSPKDPASAEDADSEPRPGRARKPIGWSTIIIAALVAVSAGLVWRRDGTDGVLDILTHDLSLFGGILPRVLAGCLLGAFISEILPHEKVSRSLGPKSGLMGLLIGTAFGAILPGGPFTAYPVASALLAVGADFGATIAMVVSWTLIGYGRAVAWEIPIMGTDFTLWRIVISLPLPVLAGALGRSVYVRLYPKPIPKGDET
- a CDS encoding metal ABC transporter ATP-binding protein, giving the protein MAQLAFHNVTLGYDRHPAVHHLNGEVAPGALVAVIGPNGAGKSTLLRGIVGILKPLDGSIHLGGRDSRDIAYLPQSAEIDRSFPISVFDFVGTGLWRGTGLFGGIGKAARQKILRAIAAVGLNGFENRPIGTLSGGQMQRVLFARVLLQDATLIVLDEPFNAIDSKTTADLLALVKEWHTEGRTVLAALHDMEMVRIHFSETLVLARGPVAWGPTAEVLTPENLMVAMRMCEAFDDSAAACAADYGRSQAA
- a CDS encoding metal ABC transporter permease, which gives rise to MAYDALIGPFTEFEFMRRALAAVIALSLAGAPIGVFLMLRRMSLVGDAMAHAILPGAAIGFLLSGLNLFAMTAGGLIAGFAVAILAGVVARSTGLKEDASLATFYLASLALGVTIVSIKGTNIDLLHVLFGNILAMDDQTLLVVAFNATVTLLVLAVIYRPLVVESVDPLFLRTVSRAGGPAHLAFLALVVINLVNGFQALGTLLAVGLMILPAGIARFWSRDLTAMICIAVVAAAVSGYAGLVLSFQTRVPSGPAIILVATALYVASVLFGRVGGIVRQLFPGRHLEA
- a CDS encoding metal ABC transporter solute-binding protein, Zn/Mn family — protein: MRLILLCALLLIAPPLHATERLNVVASFSILADFVRNVGGSRINLTTLVGADSDVHVYTPAPSDAKRIADANLVIVNGLGLEGWLPRLVQSSGSKATVVTASTGITPLKLGSAADPHAWQSIPNAKVYVTDIANALAAAAPDDAEFFRAQAKAYLEKLETLDREVREAVAKIPLERRKVISTHDAFGYFSAEYGIQFIAPLGVSTETEPSARDIAAIIGQIKAQKIPAVFLENISDDRLIRRIAAETGAKVGGTLISDGLTGEKGPAPTYIDMVRHNIKALTSALDH